A portion of the Mesobacillus jeotgali genome contains these proteins:
- the ilvE gene encoding branched-chain-amino-acid transaminase yields the protein MKEQLIFLNGQFVSKKDAVVSVYDHGFLYGDGVFEGIRVYEGNVFRLQEHVDRLYDSAKSIMLSIPYSKQELSDLVVETLRVNDLLNAYIRVVVSRGVGNLGLDPASCSHPQVIVIAEELALFPKELYESGIEIVTVATRRNRSDVLSPKVKSLNYLNNILVRIEAGLSGVNEALMLNDQGYVAEGSADNVFIVKNGQILTPPGYVGALEGITRNAIMEIAHNLGFSMREEVFTRHDVYVADEVFLTGTAAEVIAVVKVDGRTIGDGKPGDVTNQLLKEFRKTVVEDGVKVFEQQSV from the coding sequence ATGAAGGAGCAATTAATCTTTTTAAATGGCCAGTTTGTCAGTAAGAAGGATGCGGTTGTATCGGTGTATGATCATGGTTTTCTATACGGAGATGGTGTCTTCGAAGGGATCCGAGTGTATGAAGGCAATGTCTTCAGGCTGCAGGAGCATGTTGATCGGCTATATGACTCGGCTAAGTCCATTATGTTGTCCATTCCTTACAGCAAACAGGAGTTAAGCGATCTTGTGGTTGAGACTTTGAGAGTGAATGACCTGTTAAATGCTTATATTCGCGTAGTTGTCTCCAGGGGAGTAGGGAATTTAGGCCTCGACCCGGCCTCCTGTTCACATCCGCAGGTCATTGTCATTGCGGAGGAGCTTGCACTATTCCCGAAAGAATTATACGAGTCGGGGATCGAGATTGTCACGGTAGCTACGAGACGGAATCGCTCGGATGTACTTTCACCAAAAGTGAAATCACTGAACTATTTGAATAATATCCTTGTCCGAATCGAGGCCGGTTTATCTGGTGTCAATGAAGCACTTATGCTGAATGATCAGGGCTACGTGGCGGAAGGTTCCGCGGATAATGTTTTTATCGTGAAAAATGGCCAGATTCTTACACCTCCTGGGTATGTCGGAGCACTGGAGGGGATCACAAGAAATGCCATCATGGAAATCGCTCATAATCTTGGCTTCTCGATGAGGGAGGAAGTTTTCACAAGGCATGATGTCTATGTGGCCGATGAAGTCTTTTTAACTGGAACGGCTGCAGAGGTGATTGCGGTTGTGAAGGTGGATGGACGGACCATCGGCGATGGAAAACCAGGTGATGTCACAAATCAACTTTTAAAAGAGTTTAGGAAAACTGTCGTTGAAGACGGGGTCAAAGTGTTTGAACAACAAAGTGTATAA
- the ilvD gene encoding dihydroxy-acid dehydratase, whose amino-acid sequence MRSDMIKKGVDRAPHRSLLYATGVKLEDLEKPFIGVCNSYIDIIPGHVHLRQFADVVKDAIREAGGIPFEFNTIGVDDGIAMGHIGMRYSLPSRELIADSAETVINAHWFDGVFYIPNCDKITPGMLMAAVRTNVPSVFVSGGPMEAGVSSTGQPLSLVSVFEGVGAYQSGRMSEEELLDIEKNACPTCGSCSGMFTANSMNSLMEMLGVALPGNGTLVATSEERHKLIYDAARHLVEMVKKDIKPRDIITKETVDDAFALDMAMGGSTNTVLHTLAIANEAEIDYDLSRINEVAKRIPYLSKISPASHYSMQDVHNAGGVSAIIKQLCEMEGAVHPDRITITGKSLYENVKDAEVLNGDVIRSKETAYSPVGGLSVLFGNIAPDGGVIKVGAVDPSIKTFKGEAVVYESQDDALAGIESGDVREGHVVVIRYEGPKGGPGMPEMLAPTAAIAGRGLEKKVALITDGRFSGASRGISIGHISPEAAEGGPIAFVENGDAIFIDLEERTISLEVPETELSDRKAKWKQPEPKIKKGYLARYSKLVTSASTGGILKI is encoded by the coding sequence ATGCGCAGTGACATGATCAAAAAGGGAGTTGACCGGGCTCCGCATAGAAGCTTGCTTTATGCAACCGGCGTGAAATTAGAAGATCTGGAAAAGCCTTTCATTGGTGTTTGCAATTCATATATAGATATTATTCCTGGCCATGTACATCTAAGACAGTTTGCAGATGTCGTCAAGGATGCCATCAGAGAGGCTGGCGGAATTCCGTTTGAGTTCAATACAATCGGAGTTGATGATGGGATCGCGATGGGGCATATTGGCATGAGGTATTCCCTTCCAAGCAGGGAGCTGATCGCAGATTCAGCTGAGACTGTCATTAATGCTCACTGGTTCGATGGAGTTTTCTACATCCCGAACTGTGACAAGATTACTCCAGGGATGCTGATGGCGGCGGTAAGGACGAATGTTCCTTCGGTATTTGTTTCGGGAGGTCCAATGGAGGCAGGTGTTTCCAGCACTGGACAGCCTTTATCGCTGGTGTCCGTATTTGAAGGCGTGGGTGCCTATCAATCTGGGAGAATGTCTGAAGAGGAATTGCTGGATATTGAAAAGAATGCGTGTCCAACTTGTGGTTCTTGCTCGGGCATGTTTACTGCCAACTCTATGAATTCTCTTATGGAAATGCTCGGAGTCGCGCTGCCTGGTAACGGCACGCTGGTTGCGACCTCTGAGGAACGCCATAAATTAATCTATGATGCAGCTCGTCATTTGGTCGAAATGGTCAAAAAGGATATTAAGCCAAGAGACATTATCACCAAGGAAACGGTTGATGATGCCTTTGCGCTTGATATGGCCATGGGTGGATCGACGAATACGGTCCTCCATACCCTGGCAATTGCGAACGAAGCTGAAATTGACTATGATTTGAGCCGGATTAATGAAGTGGCAAAAAGAATTCCATATTTGTCTAAAATCAGTCCAGCTTCGCATTATTCCATGCAGGATGTCCATAATGCCGGCGGTGTCAGCGCGATTATCAAACAACTTTGTGAAATGGAAGGAGCCGTACACCCGGATCGAATCACAATTACCGGTAAATCCCTTTACGAAAATGTAAAAGATGCAGAGGTACTGAATGGTGATGTTATCCGCAGCAAGGAAACGGCTTATAGCCCAGTCGGAGGTTTATCCGTTCTGTTTGGAAATATCGCTCCAGATGGAGGCGTCATCAAGGTAGGAGCAGTGGATCCTTCCATCAAAACTTTTAAAGGTGAAGCGGTTGTCTATGAATCTCAGGATGATGCCTTGGCTGGAATCGAAAGTGGCGATGTGCGTGAAGGGCATGTGGTAGTCATCCGCTATGAAGGGCCAAAAGGCGGTCCGGGAATGCCGGAAATGCTTGCGCCAACAGCTGCGATTGCAGGAAGAGGACTCGAAAAGAAAGTCGCCCTGATCACGGATGGCAGATTCTCCGGTGCTTCAAGGGGTATTTCCATTGGCCATATTTCACCCGAAGCGGCTGAAGGAGGGCCAATCGCGTTTGTGGAAAATGGAGATGCTATTTTCATAGATTTAGAGGAAAGGACCATTTCCCTTGAGGTTCCTGAAACAGAATTAAGTGACAGGAAAGCCAAATGGAAACAGCCGGAGCCGAAAATCAAGAAAGGATATTTGGCTCGTTATTCGAAGCTGGTCACCTCCGCGAGCACGGGTGGCATCCTGAAAATTTAA